One Enterobacter asburiae genomic window, CAGGCGGACGACCGTACCGTCCTGCGTCGTTTTCAGGACAATATTGCCAAACTCTTCTTCGGTATGCAGACGCCCCTGGGCGTTAATGGAGATCAGGAAATCGCTCTCTTTCGGCAGCGGCTCGGCGCCAAGCTGCCCGGCGGACACCTGCACGTTCTGCTCCTGCATCGCCGTGACCACATCCGAAGCGGTCAGCCCGCGGGCCGCTACCTTGTTCGGATCCAGCCAGACGCGCATTGCGTATTCACCCGAGCCGAAAATCTGGATCTGGCCGACGCCGGGCAGGCGCGCCAGCTCGTCCTTCACCTTCAGCGTGGCGTAGTTACGCATGTACAGGGAGTCATACTTGCCGTTAGGCGAAAACAGATGCACCACCAGCGTCAGCGTCGGGGACTGTTTCTGGGTGGTAATACCCAGGCGCCGCACGTCTTCCGGCAGACGCGCTTCGGCCTGCGCGACGCGGTTTTGCACCTGAACCTGCGCCTGATCCGGGTCGGTTCCCGGACGGAAGGTGACGGTGGTTACCAGCACGCCATCGGAACCCGCGACGGACTTCATGTACATCATGTTCTCAACGCCGTTGATCGCCTCTTCCAGCGGCGTCGCCACGGTCTCGGCAATCACTTTCGGGTTGGCGCCCGGGTACTCCGCGCGCACCTGCACGCTAGGCGGCACGACGTCAGGGTATTCGCTCACCGGCAGCAGCGGGATGGCGATTAACCCTGTGATAAAAATCAGAATCGACAGGACCGCGGCAAAAATCGGCCTGTCGATGAAAAAGCGGGAAAAGTCCATGGGTTGGATTCTCAGGTCAAGGGATCAGTTGAGGGCGCTGGCGGCGGTCATGGCAACGGTTTTCGCGTTAACCGGCATACCCGGCATAAACACTTTTTGTAACCCCTCGACGATGACTTTATCGCCAGGGTTCAGCCCCTGCCGCACGATGCGTAAACCGTCTGCCAGACGGCCCGGCGTGATGTCACGACGCTGCGCTTTCCCCTCTTTATCCACGATATAAACGTATTTACGATCCTGATCGGTCAGCACCGCTTTGTCGTCGATAAGCGTGGCTTTGAACTCCGCGCTGCCCGGCAGGCGCACGCGGGCAAAAAGTCCCGGCGTGAACTGACGCTGCGCGTTATCCAGCAGCGCGCGCATACGGATGGTACCGGTGCTCGGCGTTAGCTGGTTATCCAGGAAGTCCACTTTGCCCTGATGGGGATAGCCCTCCTCGCCCGTCAGGCCAATCTCAACCGGAAGCGCCGTGTGATTGCTGGACGCCCCCTGCCCGCTGCGGGCCAGATTTTGGTAGTGAAGGTAGGTCGACTCGTCCACGTCAAAGTAGACGTAAACCGTTTTCTGCGAGACCAGCGTGGTGAGGACACTGGCGGTGTCGCCCGCAGTCACCAGGTTCCCGCTGGTGATCAGCGCCCGGCTGGCGCGACCGTCGATAGGCGCGGTGACTTTGGTGAAGTCCAGGTTGAGCTGCGCGGCGTCCACTGCCGCCTGCGCGGCGCGAATATCGGCCTGCGCCTGAGTGGCGGCCGAACGACGCTGCTCCCACTCTTCGCGGGAAACAACGTTGGTATTGACCAGCTTATCGGTACGGTTAGCCTCGCTTTGTGCCAGGCTGGCCTGCGTTTTGGCTCTCGCCAGGTTCGCCTGCGCCTGTTCCAGTGCCGCGCGATAGGTTCGGTCATCAATCGTGAACAGCACCTCGCCCTTCTTCACTTCCTGGCCGTCGGTGTAATTCACTTTATCAATGTAGCCGGAAACGCGCGGACGGAGCTGAACACTCTCCACCGCTTCAATCCGGCCGTTAAAGCTATCCCACTGGCTAATGGATTTCACCACCACGTCAGCAGCGCTGACGGCAGGCGCGGGCGGCGCGGCATTTTGCGCGACGCTGTTATCGCATCCGACGAGCAGCACGGAGAGCAACATGACCCCCAGCGCGTTCAGATGATAGTTACCCCAGGTTTTTTGCAGGCTCATTATTTTTATTCCGGTAATTGTCGCCGCCGGGCAAGACGCAGCAGGAGGCACCGCGCCACTTCCTTTGTCCGGTGGCTGTCTTAAGGCCATTTGTGTCGTTCATCGCCACAAAACTGTAACAGTTGCGAATACACTATCGCGGCGATTGTAGGAAGGCGCTTAACTAAGTGCAAGAATAATTGTTGCACTTTATGTGCTATTTGAGCGGATGTGAAAAGACCCGTTTCGGTCAAGGTTTTAAATGCAACAATAAAACTTGCAATTAATACAAAAACGCGCCACCTTTTAATGCAACAGACAAAGATACTTTTATATTGGCAGCGTGGGGGTAACCAGATGAACACTGGCGCATTTATGCATGATTTACTCGACTGGATTGACAACAACCTGGATAGCCGTCTGGACATTGAGTCCGTCGCCAGGCGATCCGGCTACTCAAAATGGCACCTCCAGCGCCTGTTTAAAGAGCATACGGGCTACCCCCTCGCCGGGTATATTCGCGCGCAAAAGCTGCAAAAATCGGTTGAGCGCTTAACCCGCAGCGATGAACCGATTCTGAACGTGGCGATCGCGCTGGGCTTTGACTCCCAGCAGTCCTTCAACCGCAGCTTTAAGCGTCAGTATGGTCAGG contains:
- a CDS encoding helix-turn-helix domain-containing protein, encoding MNTGAFMHDLLDWIDNNLDSRLDIESVARRSGYSKWHLQRLFKEHTGYPLAGYIRAQKLQKSVERLTRSDEPILNVAIALGFDSQQSFNRSFKRQYGQAPGAWRRSMAGPETQQLR
- a CDS encoding efflux RND transporter periplasmic adaptor subunit yields the protein MSLQKTWGNYHLNALGVMLLSVLLVGCDNSVAQNAAPPAPAVSAADVVVKSISQWDSFNGRIEAVESVQLRPRVSGYIDKVNYTDGQEVKKGEVLFTIDDRTYRAALEQAQANLARAKTQASLAQSEANRTDKLVNTNVVSREEWEQRRSAATQAQADIRAAQAAVDAAQLNLDFTKVTAPIDGRASRALITSGNLVTAGDTASVLTTLVSQKTVYVYFDVDESTYLHYQNLARSGQGASSNHTALPVEIGLTGEEGYPHQGKVDFLDNQLTPSTGTIRMRALLDNAQRQFTPGLFARVRLPGSAEFKATLIDDKAVLTDQDRKYVYIVDKEGKAQRRDITPGRLADGLRIVRQGLNPGDKVIVEGLQKVFMPGMPVNAKTVAMTAASALN